One segment of Corynebacterium caspium DSM 44850 DNA contains the following:
- a CDS encoding sigma-70 family RNA polymerase sigma factor: MTVAQASVNSTQKVDTGNRRNQTNDNPSADLVRVYLNGIGKTALLNAEEEVELAQRIEVGLYAEYLLNNKSKELTRAKKRDCKVLAREGKKARSHLLEANLRLVVSLAKRYTGRGMPLLDLIQEGNLGLIRAMEKFDYSKGFKFSTYATWWIRQAITRGMADQSRTIRLPVHLVEQVNKLSRIRRELYQHLGREATTEELAEESGIEVDRIEMLLRQSRDPVSLDMPVGADEEAPLGDFIEDAEAADAEAAVVASLRHSDIREVLSTLEQREQDVINLRYGLDDGVPRTLDQIGRKFGLSRERVRQIEREVMMKLRAGDRADRLRDYAN; encoded by the coding sequence ATGACGGTTGCCCAGGCAAGTGTGAATTCAACCCAGAAGGTAGATACCGGTAATCGTAGAAATCAGACCAACGATAATCCGTCTGCTGACCTAGTCCGGGTCTATCTTAACGGCATCGGTAAAACAGCGCTCCTCAATGCCGAAGAAGAGGTGGAATTAGCCCAGCGCATTGAGGTGGGGCTTTATGCTGAATACCTTCTCAATAATAAATCCAAGGAGCTCACGCGGGCGAAGAAACGCGATTGCAAAGTTTTAGCTCGCGAAGGCAAAAAGGCGCGTAGCCACCTTTTAGAGGCCAACTTACGCTTAGTTGTGTCACTTGCTAAGCGCTATACCGGACGCGGAATGCCGCTGCTGGATCTTATTCAGGAGGGCAACTTAGGGCTGATCAGAGCAATGGAGAAATTTGACTACTCCAAAGGCTTTAAATTCTCTACCTATGCCACCTGGTGGATTAGGCAAGCAATTACTCGCGGCATGGCTGATCAATCCCGCACTATTCGCCTTCCTGTACATCTAGTAGAGCAAGTAAATAAACTATCCCGGATTCGCCGAGAGCTTTATCAGCACTTAGGACGCGAAGCTACTACCGAGGAACTTGCCGAGGAATCAGGTATCGAAGTAGATCGCATTGAAATGCTTTTGCGGCAATCACGCGATCCAGTGAGCTTGGATATGCCAGTGGGTGCAGATGAGGAAGCTCCGCTTGGAGATTTCATCGAAGATGCCGAAGCTGCCGATGCCGAAGCTGCGGTAGTTGCTTCCTTGCGCCACTCTGATATCCGAGAAGTGCTTTCCACCTTGGAGCAGCGCGAACAAGATGTAATCAACTTACGCTACGGACTTGACGATGGCGTGCCGCGCACTCTAGATCAGATTGGTCGCAAATTTGGTCTTTCCCGCGAACGTGTTCGTCAAATTGAGCGTGAGGTAATGATGAAGTTGCGTGCTGGCGATCGTGCCGACCGCCTTCGTGACTATGCGAATTAA
- a CDS encoding metal-dependent transcriptional regulator yields MKDLVDTTEMYLRTIYELEEEGIVPLRARIVERLEQSGPTVSQTVARMERDGLLHVRADRSLELTPEGRIRATEVMRKHRLAERLLTDVLKLDIDRVHEEACRWEHVMSEEVERRVIDILGEPSHSPFGNPIPGLDKLGVTSETVAAAITTGIRPIDLPFDVPTKARVLQINEILQVDTRKFRAFCEAGIEPGVEIIITNDHGEVIVNRDNKEIVLGEELGHALRIEVIED; encoded by the coding sequence GTGAAAGATCTTGTCGATACTACTGAAATGTATCTCCGCACGATCTACGAGCTCGAAGAAGAAGGAATTGTTCCCCTTCGGGCCCGTATCGTCGAGCGCCTTGAACAATCTGGCCCCACAGTTAGCCAGACTGTAGCGCGTATGGAACGAGACGGACTACTACATGTACGTGCTGACCGCAGCCTGGAGCTCACTCCCGAGGGTCGCATTCGAGCAACTGAGGTAATGCGTAAGCACCGTCTTGCAGAACGTTTACTTACAGACGTCCTAAAACTCGATATTGATCGAGTGCATGAAGAAGCCTGTCGTTGGGAACACGTAATGAGTGAAGAAGTAGAACGCAGGGTAATTGATATCCTGGGCGAACCTTCACACTCCCCTTTCGGAAACCCTATTCCTGGGCTAGATAAGCTGGGCGTAACCAGCGAGACTGTTGCGGCAGCCATTACCACCGGTATACGTCCAATCGATCTTCCTTTTGATGTTCCCACCAAAGCTCGGGTGCTTCAGATCAATGAAATCCTGCAAGTAGATACCCGTAAATTCCGGGCTTTCTGCGAAGCTGGAATTGAACCAGGAGTCGAGATAATTATCACCAACGATCACGGTGAAGTAATCGTGAACCGCGATAATAAAGAGATCGTCTTAGGCGAAGAGCTAGGCCACGCCCTACGCATTGAAGTAATTGAGGACTAA
- the dtd gene encoding D-aminoacyl-tRNA deacylase has protein sequence MKAVLTRVNSAEVSVAEEIVGAISAPDTGGILALIGVHREDDADDAALMARKIAELRILRDEKSVQEIGAPVLVVSQFTLQGRTKKGRRPSWSDAAPGELAYPLIAQVITELKNRGIPVSQGQFGAMMQVSSVNDGPFTVLVDTKN, from the coding sequence ATGAAAGCTGTACTCACCCGAGTTAATAGCGCTGAAGTATCCGTGGCAGAAGAAATTGTAGGGGCGATTTCTGCCCCCGATACTGGTGGCATTTTGGCCCTAATTGGGGTGCATCGAGAGGATGATGCAGACGATGCCGCCCTCATGGCCCGTAAAATTGCCGAACTTCGGATCTTGCGTGATGAAAAAAGTGTCCAAGAAATAGGCGCTCCAGTTTTAGTGGTTAGCCAGTTCACTTTGCAGGGACGCACTAAAAAAGGACGGCGTCCTTCCTGGTCGGATGCCGCCCCTGGAGAACTTGCTTATCCCCTAATTGCGCAAGTTATAACCGAACTTAAAAATCGGGGCATCCCAGTTTCTCAAGGCCAGTTTGGTGCCATGATGCAAGTATCCTCAGTCAACGACGGGCCGTTTACCGTCTTGGTAGATACCAAGAATTAA